The following are encoded in a window of Kogia breviceps isolate mKogBre1 chromosome 10, mKogBre1 haplotype 1, whole genome shotgun sequence genomic DNA:
- the QARS1 gene encoding glutamine--tRNA ligase isoform X2 has product MDFEQECGVGVVVTPEQIEEAVEAAINRHRPQLLVERYHFNMGLLMGEARAALKWADGKMIKHEVDMQVLHLLGPKTETDLEKKPKVAKARPEETDRRTAKDVVENGEAVVQTLSLMEQLRGEALKFHKPGENYKTPGYVTTPHTMDLLKQHLEITGGQVRTRFPPEPNGILHIGHAKAINFNFGYAKANNGICFLRFDDTNPEKEEAKFFTAICDMVAWLGYTPYKVTYASNYFDQLYAWAEELIRRGQAYVCHQRGEELKGHNPLPSPWRDRPTEESLLLFEAMRKGKFAEGEATLRMKLVMEDGKMDPVAYRVKYTPHHRTGDTWCIYPTYDYTHCLCDSIEHITHSLCTKEFQARRSSYFWLCNALDVYCPVQWEYGRLNLHYAVVSKRKILQLVAAGAVRDWDDPRLFTLTALRRRGFPPEAINNFCARVGVTVAQTTMEPHLLEACVRDVLNDTAPRAMAVLEPLQVVITNFPAAKSLDIQVPSFPADETKGFHQIPFGPIVFIERTDFKEEPEPGYKRLAWGQAVGLRHTGYIIELQHVVKGPSGCVESLEVTCRPADAGEKPKAFIHWVSQPLTCEIRLYERLFQHKNPEDPAEVPGGFLSDLNPASLQVVEAALVDCSVALAKPFDKFQFERLGYFSVDPDSRQGQLVFNRTVTLKEDPGKV; this is encoded by the exons ATGGACTTTGAGCAGGAATGCGGCGTGGGCGTTGTGGTGACCCCAGAGCAGATTGAGGAGGCT GTGGAGGCTGCCATAAATCGCCACCGACCCCAGCTCCTAGTAGAGCGTTACCATTTCAATATGGGGCTGCTGATGG GAGAGGCTCGGGCTGCGCTCAAGTGGGCAGATGGCAAAATGATCAAGCACGAAGTAGACATGCAG GTCCTCCACCTCCTGGGTCCCAAGACGGAGACTGATCTGGAGAAGAAGCCAAAG GTGGCAAAGGCTCGGCCAGAAGAAACAGACCGAAGGACAGCAAAGGATGTGGTGGAGAATG GTGAGGCTGTTGTTCAGACCCTGTCTCTGATGGAGCAGCTCCGAGGCGAGGCACTTAAGTTCCACAAGCCTG GTGAGAACTACAAGACCCCGGGCTATGTGACCACTCCACATACCATGGATCTACTGAAGCAGCACCTGGAGATCACTGGAGGACAG GTACGTACCCGGTTCCCGCCAGAACCCAATGGAATACTGCACATTGGACATGCCAAAGCCATCAACTTCAACTTTGGCTATGCCAAG GCCAACAATGGGATCTGTTTCCTGCGCTTTGATGACACCAACCCTGAGAAGGAGGAAGCAAAGTTCTTCACTGCCATCTGCGACATGGTGGCCTGGCTGG GTTACACGCCTTACAAGGTGACATATGCCTCCAACTATTTTGACCAGTTGTATGCGTGGGCCGAGGAGCTTATCCGCAG GGGTCAGGCCTATGTGTGCCACCAGCGAGGAGAGGAACTCAAAGGCCACAACCCACTGCCCTCACCCTGGAGAGACCGTCCCACAGAGGAGTCGCTGCTGCTCTTTGAG GCAATGCGCAAGGGCAAGTTTGCAGAGGGTGAGGCCACACTGCGGATGAAGCTGGTGATGGAGGATGGCAAGATGGACCCTGTGGCCTATCGAGTCAAGTATACACCGCACCACCGCACAGGGGACACCTG GTGCATCTACCCCACCTATGACTACACACACTGCCTCTGTGACTCCATCGAGCATATCACCCACTCACTCTGCACCAAGGAATTCCAGGCCCG acGCTCTTCCTACTTCTGGCTGTGCAATGCACTGGACGTCTATTGTCCTGTGCAGTGGGAGTACGGCCGCCTCAATCTGCACTATGCTGTTGTCTCTAAGAGGAAGATTCTCCAGCTTGTGGCAGCTGGCGCTGTGCG GGATTGGGATGACCCACGGCTCTTCACGCTCACAGCCTTACGTCGGCGGGGCTTCCCGCCTGAGGCCATCAACAACTTCTGTGCTCGG GTGGGAGTAACAGTGGCACAGACCACAATGGAACCACATCTGCTAGAAGCCTGTGTGCGTGATGTGCTGAATGACACAGCCCCTCGGGCCATGGCTGTGCTGGAGCCATTACAGGTGGTTATCACCAATTTTCCTGCTGCCAAG TCCTTGGACATTCAGGTACCCAGCTTCCCAGCTGATGAGACCAAGGGCTTCCATCAGATTCCCTTTGGACCCATTGTCTTCATTGAAAGAACTGACTTCAAAGAG GAGCCAGAGCCAGGCTATAAGCGCCTGGCGTGGGGCCAGGCCGTGGGCCTGAGGCATACAGGCTACATCATCGAGCTGCAGCATGTTGTCAAG GGCCCCAGTGGCTGTGTGGAAAGCCTTGAGGTGACCTGCAGACCGGCAGATGCTGGAGAAAAGCCCAAGGCATTTATTCACTGGGTATCACAGCCTCTGACATGTGAGATTCGCCTCTACGAGCGACT ATTTCAGCACAAGAATCCTGAGGATCCTGCTGAGGTGCCTGGTGGATTCTTAAGTGACTTGAACCCG GCATCACTACAAGTGGTCGAGGCAGCATTAGTGGACTGTTCTGTGGCCCTGGCAAAGCCCTTCGACAAGTTCCAGTTTGAGCGGCTTGGTTACTTTTCTGTGGATCCAGACAGCCGCCAGGGACAG CTTGTCTTCAACCGGACTGTCACACTGAAGGAGgacccaggaaaagtgtga